Proteins encoded by one window of Myxocyprinus asiaticus isolate MX2 ecotype Aquarium Trade chromosome 35, UBuf_Myxa_2, whole genome shotgun sequence:
- the LOC127425964 gene encoding uncharacterized protein LOC127425964 isoform X2, with protein sequence MAGLILLKARSKFMASPMYRNSMVLIHGGAKKRCIDRFNRIGVYVNHSATLKKIKEIADTWDAGILEWKKVMCDSPSLEDLSWMDEPGCSTSFLSDHTYHCEEKEVEEVFTDTSSESEGELTDHDTRASRRTESGCTDGSSPTAMALESQDTCADHN encoded by the exons ATGGCTGGCCTGATACTTCTTAAAGCAAGGTCAAAATTCATGGCATCTCCTATGTACCGAAATTCAATGGTGTTGATACATGGTGGTGCAAAGAAAAGATGTATTGACAGATTCAATAGGATTGGAGTTTATGTGAATCACTCAGCAACCCTAAAGAAGATCAAAGAGATTGCAGATACATGGGATGCTGGAATTCTAGAATGGAAAAAAGTAATGTGTGACAGCCCAAGCCTTGAAGACTTGTCATGGATGGATGAACCAGGTTGCAGCACTTCTTTCCTATCTGATCATACGTACCACTGTGAAGAGAAAGAAGTGGAAGAAGTCTTCACTGACACCAGCAGTGAAAGTGAAGGG gAGCTCACAGATCATGACACAAGAGCTTCTAGAAGAACTGAGTCAGGCTGCACAGATGGGTCGTCACCAACTGCAATGGCACTGGAGTCTCAG GACACCTGTGCAGATCACAACTGA
- the LOC127425964 gene encoding uncharacterized protein LOC127425964 isoform X1, whose product MAQKTEITPLGLLEVDEKVSADMVKAMQYINQRYVPYTSDLDNGNYISKPVVHVILAGDHLTKQNADAAIRAKANEDTSFERLEGLVPVIVDFHCSTNFNDVIFKRFYNSCSQCDSGSLFHLRNVVHRTNVTKSALGDKYRPCNTFIQDVLDASIIAVGLHHFSLHTEEDMPASIPTSFLSNEEKQDWFDEQLLNIVDTYILNESPEFHNMLQGNLQNPPQSPVVPQPIVCQMPRCNHPPFKRQHDLTEHFKKYHGISVCDHREKSGVNAVEQHQEDYVFNYHSAFLKMGLLEHDFQDSVREGDGKRTCHLGKFKMLHFKEAQRYKYSLEALKLQFDLQALQSPRVGHRMMWNRTVNVTGGAGKNVALDLNCEHYVRYAISIWVQM is encoded by the coding sequence ATGGCACAAAAGACAGAAATCACTCCCCTGGGACTTCTTGAGGTGGATGAGAAGGTATCTGCAGATATGGTGAAAGCAATGCAGTACATCAATCAGCGATACGTTCCTTACACGTCTGATTTAGATAATGGAAATTACATCTCAAAGCCAGTAGTACATGTGATTTTGGCTGGTGACCATCTGACCAAGCAGAATGCTGATGCTGCCATCAGAGCAAAAGCAAATGAAGACACATCATTCGAAAGATTGGAAGGCCTAGTTCCAGTTATTGTGGACTTTCATTGTTCCACAAACTTCAATGACGTAATTTTTAAAAGATTCTACAATTCATGTTCACAGTGTGATTCCGGTTCTTTGTTCCACCTCAGAAATGTTGTCCACAGGACCAATGTGACTAAATCAGCCTTGGGGGACAAGTACAGGCCATGCAACACTTTCATCCAAGATGTGTTGGATGCGTCCATCATTGCCGTTGGTCTCCATCATTTCTCATTACACACAGAGGAGGACATGCCAGCATCCATACCAACCTCTTTTCTCTCCAATGAGGAGAAGCAAGATTGGTTTGATGAACAACTCCTAAACATCGTTGACACATACATTCTCAATGAATCTCCAGAATTTCATAACATGTTGCAAGGCAATCTCCAAAATCCTCCACAGAGCCCAGTTGTACCTCAACCAATTGTGTGCCAGATGCCAAGGTGCAACCATCCACCTTTCAAAAGACAACATGATCTAACAGAACACTTCAAGAAATACCATGGCATTTCTGTGTGTGATCACAGAGAAAAAAGTGGTGTCAATGCTGTTGAACAGCACCAAGAAGATTATGTATTCAACTATCACAGTGCCTTCTTAAAGATGGGGCTTTTGGAGCATGACTTCCAAGACTCTGTGAGAGAGGGGGATGGAAAAAGGACCTGCCATCTTGGGAAATTTAAAATGCTTCATTTTAAAGAGGCGCAGAGATACAAGTACAGCTTGGAGGCTCTGAAATTACAATTTGACCTTCAAGCACTGCAGAGTCCCAGAGTCGGCCACAGAATGATGTGGAACAGAACTGTAAATGTTACTGGGGGTGCTGGCAAGAACGTGGCATTGGATCTGAATTGCGAACATTATGTTCGATACGCAATCTCAATCTGGGTGCAAATGTAA
- the LOC127425973 gene encoding recQ-like DNA helicase BLM → MQQIHFPGLSTNSRLRVHTLHVLSFIAKQYLTVQCCFFDVFLASLGQRIVDMFHSMTSDSGKKHIIQALTDPRVVFATSALGMGVDLKNVQHVVQYGPPKDIQTYMQAYGRAGRGGSMSHYLILYHGKQLIGISEKMREYVSNDSSCRRTQLLYLFVGEVVQPLAVKHACCDNCAKMCQCKDSYDGNASDLELHAAKSIAHKLRTVSDHQRESLCQMLMDRLEGDVDHGLCGNISVYHTLQEHYSTKDTIMSETLQSCETLFSTDDITCRVHVYDLNQAKTILETIMDVFGDCESDVDSNCADDSVNVSAFDALSLDE, encoded by the coding sequence ATGCAACAAATACATTTTCCTGGCTTGTCAACAAACTCGCGGTTAAGGGTCCACACACTGCACGTACTATCATTTATTGCAAAACAATATCTGACTGTTCAATGCTGTTTTTTTGATGTGTTCCTTGCCTCCCTTGGACAAAGAATTGTTGACATGTTTCATTCAATGACATCAGACAGTGGGAAAAAACATATAATTCAGGCTCTCACAGACCCCAGAGTGGTGTTCGCAACGTCGGCTTTGGGCATGGGAgtggatttaaaaaatgtacaacatgtagTTCAATATGGGCCACCAAAAGACATTCAAACATACATGCAAGCATATGGGAGAGCAGGGAGAGGTGGCTCTATGTCCCATTATCTCATTCTGTATCATGGAAAACAGCTAATCGGCATTTCAGAGAAAATGCGTGAATATGTCAGTAATGACAGTTCCTGCAGAAGAACTCAACTGCTGTACTTGTTTGTTGGGGAGGTTGTGCAGCCCCTTGCAGTAAAACATGCCTGCTGTGACAATTGTGCTAAGATGTGTCAGTGCAAGGACAGTTATGATGGTAATGCCAGTGACCTGGAACTTCATGCTGCAAAGTCAATTGCACACAAACTGAGAACTGTCAGTGATCATCAAAGAGAATCACTCTGTCAGATGTTGATGGACAGGCTTGAGGGAGACGTGGATCATGGATTATGTGGAAATATTTCAGTTTACCACACATTGCAGGAACACTACTCAACAAAAGACACAATCATGAGTGAGACCCTGCAGTCATGTGAGACACTGTTTAGCACTGATGACATAACTTGCCGAGTTCATGTGTATGATCTTAATCAAGCCAAGACCATTCTTGAAACTATAATGGATGTGtttggagactgtgaatcagacgTTGACAGCAACTGTGCTGATGACAGTGTGAATGTCTCTGCATTTGATGCATTGTCGTTAGATGAGTGA